The following coding sequences lie in one Arachis ipaensis cultivar K30076 chromosome B03, Araip1.1, whole genome shotgun sequence genomic window:
- the LOC107633857 gene encoding uncharacterized protein LOC107633857, with protein sequence MELWSIWKGLAWAWEAGLKLVVCETDCAAAFELVTGWQVPLWHLEKEVIQLIFDLKLRRDWDIRFELIPREANVVADRLAKMRSGGSETDEVHLWHQPPEVVCPFLL encoded by the coding sequence ATGGAGTTGTGGAGTATATGGAAAGGTTTGGCTTGGGCTTGGGAGGCGGGTCTTAAGCTTGTTGTCTGTGAGACAGATTGCGCAGCAGCTTTTGAGCTAGTGACTGGTTGGCAAGTTCCACTTTGGCATCTTGAAAAAGAAGTAATACAACTGATCTTTGACTTGAAGTTAAGAAGAGATTGGGATATTCGTTTTGAGCTTATTCCGAGAGAAGCTAATGTCGTGGCAGATCGGTTGGCAAAGATGAGATCTGGAGGTAGCGAAACTGATGAGGTTCACCTTTGGCACCAGCCACCAGAGGTGGTTTGTCCTTTCTTACTGTGA